A genomic window from Onychostoma macrolepis isolate SWU-2019 chromosome 22, ASM1243209v1, whole genome shotgun sequence includes:
- the LOC131530430 gene encoding WAP four-disulfide core domain protein 2-like, with amino-acid sequence MTARLCCLLIAALLCLSVCLSTTDTEGAATDPEKPGVCPSENLGVGLCVEMCSHDRNCPDDQKCCSNGCGHQCMDPYKEKPGVCPSKTLRIGVCAEMCSHDGDCPNDEKCCSNGCGHQCMDLHKEKPGSCPRRFFGVGFCAELCAYDIECPNDEKCCRNICGRECTSPFKV; translated from the exons ATGACTGCTCGAttgtgttgtttgttgattGCTGCTCTGTTGTGTCTCTCTGTATGCTTGAGCACAACAGACACTGAAGGAGCAGCTACAG ACCCAGAAAAACCAGGAGTGTGTCCAAGTGAAAACCTCGGTGTAGGACTGTGTGTGGAGATGTGTTCCCATGATCGTAACTGTCCTGATGATCAGAAATGCTGCAGCAATGGATGTGGACATCAGTGTATGGATCCATATAAAG AAAAGCCAGGAGTGTGTCCGAGCAAAACCCTCAGAATAGGAGTGTGTGCTGAGATGTGTTCCCATGATGGTGATTGTCCAAATGATGAGAAGTGCTGCAGCAATGGATGTGGACATCAGTGTATGGATCTTCATAAAG AAAAGCCAGGATCGTGTCCGAGGAGATTCTTTGGAGTAGGATTCTGTGCTGAGTTGTGTGCCTATGACATTGAATGTCCGAACGATGAGAAATGCTGCAGGAATATATGTGGACGTGAATGTACATCTCCATTTAAAG
- the LOC131530421 gene encoding uncharacterized protein LOC131530421 isoform X1, with product MTEWLKNNIWPLSQVEQYMKETSIHRAKWIRDNGTKTMMEIFKEYPRLLDTPGMISQDFLILNPDSASKLTENWVPVFKDKILQFASREKQSLDLLSSVELMSAETQSDVALQVLPVVLPTSVYKIGRKTFKPTFIDTRKAFIDIQPIGTNMAEYLRSKNSEFPHVLMLGDNQCFQAFAVINGEALEQNTLLAAVDVCFKAFYVFDRLPETVFHSVAVFTDCGVWTFWG from the exons ATGACAGAGTGGCTTAAAAATAATATCTGGCCACTAAGTCAGGTTGAGCAATACATGAAGGAGACGTCTATCCATAGGGCCAAATGGATTCGTGACAATGGAACCAAGACAATGATGGAAATATTCAAGGAGTATCCACGTCTCCTCGACACTCCAGGCATG atATCCCAGGATTTCTTAATTTTGAATCCAGACTCCGCTTCAAAACTCACCGAAAATTGGGTACCTGTGTTTAAGGATAAGATTCTGCAGTTTGCCAGCAGAGAGAAACAATCTCTTGATCTACTTTCCAGTGTAGAATTGATGTCAGCAG AGACGCAGAGCGATGTCGCCCTGCAAGTACTTCCTGTAGTCCTTCCCACATCAGTGTACAAGATTGGAAGGAAAACGTTTAAACCAACTTTCATTGACACCCGGAAGGCCTTCATAGACATACAGCCT aTTGGGACCAATATGGCTGAGTACCTGCGCTCAAAAAACTCAGAATTTCCACATGTTCTCATGCTTGGAGACAACCAGTGCTTTCAAGCCTTTGCAGTTATAAACGGAGAGGCACTTGAGCAAAATACATTGCTTGCTGCAGTTGATGTTTGCTTTAAGGCGTTCTACGTATTTGACAGACTACCCGAAACAGTGTTCCACAGTGTGGCAGTTTTTACAGACTGTGGTGTATGGACTTTCTGGGGATGA
- the LOC131530421 gene encoding uncharacterized protein LOC131530421 isoform X2 → MKETSIHRAKWIRDNGTKTMMEIFKEYPRLLDTPGMISQDFLILNPDSASKLTENWVPVFKDKILQFASREKQSLDLLSSVELMSAETQSDVALQVLPVVLPTSVYKIGRKTFKPTFIDTRKAFIDIQPIGTNMAEYLRSKNSEFPHVLMLGDNQCFQAFAVINGEALEQNTLLAAVDVCFKAFYVFDRLPETVFHSVAVFTDCGVWTFWG, encoded by the exons ATGAAGGAGACGTCTATCCATAGGGCCAAATGGATTCGTGACAATGGAACCAAGACAATGATGGAAATATTCAAGGAGTATCCACGTCTCCTCGACACTCCAGGCATG atATCCCAGGATTTCTTAATTTTGAATCCAGACTCCGCTTCAAAACTCACCGAAAATTGGGTACCTGTGTTTAAGGATAAGATTCTGCAGTTTGCCAGCAGAGAGAAACAATCTCTTGATCTACTTTCCAGTGTAGAATTGATGTCAGCAG AGACGCAGAGCGATGTCGCCCTGCAAGTACTTCCTGTAGTCCTTCCCACATCAGTGTACAAGATTGGAAGGAAAACGTTTAAACCAACTTTCATTGACACCCGGAAGGCCTTCATAGACATACAGCCT aTTGGGACCAATATGGCTGAGTACCTGCGCTCAAAAAACTCAGAATTTCCACATGTTCTCATGCTTGGAGACAACCAGTGCTTTCAAGCCTTTGCAGTTATAAACGGAGAGGCACTTGAGCAAAATACATTGCTTGCTGCAGTTGATGTTTGCTTTAAGGCGTTCTACGTATTTGACAGACTACCCGAAACAGTGTTCCACAGTGTGGCAGTTTTTACAGACTGTGGTGTATGGACTTTCTGGGGATGA
- the LOC131530421 gene encoding uncharacterized protein LOC131530421 isoform X3, with translation MMEIFKEYPRLLDTPGMISQDFLILNPDSASKLTENWVPVFKDKILQFASREKQSLDLLSSVELMSAETQSDVALQVLPVVLPTSVYKIGRKTFKPTFIDTRKAFIDIQPIGTNMAEYLRSKNSEFPHVLMLGDNQCFQAFAVINGEALEQNTLLAAVDVCFKAFYVFDRLPETVFHSVAVFTDCGVWTFWG, from the exons ATGATGGAAATATTCAAGGAGTATCCACGTCTCCTCGACACTCCAGGCATG atATCCCAGGATTTCTTAATTTTGAATCCAGACTCCGCTTCAAAACTCACCGAAAATTGGGTACCTGTGTTTAAGGATAAGATTCTGCAGTTTGCCAGCAGAGAGAAACAATCTCTTGATCTACTTTCCAGTGTAGAATTGATGTCAGCAG AGACGCAGAGCGATGTCGCCCTGCAAGTACTTCCTGTAGTCCTTCCCACATCAGTGTACAAGATTGGAAGGAAAACGTTTAAACCAACTTTCATTGACACCCGGAAGGCCTTCATAGACATACAGCCT aTTGGGACCAATATGGCTGAGTACCTGCGCTCAAAAAACTCAGAATTTCCACATGTTCTCATGCTTGGAGACAACCAGTGCTTTCAAGCCTTTGCAGTTATAAACGGAGAGGCACTTGAGCAAAATACATTGCTTGCTGCAGTTGATGTTTGCTTTAAGGCGTTCTACGTATTTGACAGACTACCCGAAACAGTGTTCCACAGTGTGGCAGTTTTTACAGACTGTGGTGTATGGACTTTCTGGGGATGA